One window of the Actinomycetes bacterium genome contains the following:
- a CDS encoding DNA polymerase III subunit delta': MGEGVWADLVGQDRTVEVLVRAVAEPAGMTHAWLFTGPPGSGRSTAARAFAAALQCPRGGCGECASCHTALGGTHADVEVVRTEGVSFLIRDVRSLVGRAATHPSGGRWQVLVVEDADRLAERTSNVLLKAIEEPTPRTVWLLCAPSVDDVLPTIRSRCRHLSLRTPSSAAVADVLVRRDGVDPGMAGFAARAAQGHIGRARRLATDEQARLRRHDVMRLPQSLDRVSAAITAAAELVAAATEDADEASTARAAAETEHVKRALGIGVGARQPAGASAALGELEKEQRRRATRAKRDGIDRALVDLAGFYRDVLAVQAGAEVELVNEEMREAVTAIGRSSSPETTLRRIDAVLRAREQVDLNVAPLLAVEAMTVALRGG, encoded by the coding sequence GTGGGCGAGGGCGTCTGGGCCGACCTGGTCGGCCAGGACCGCACCGTCGAGGTGCTGGTCCGCGCGGTGGCCGAGCCGGCCGGCATGACCCACGCCTGGCTGTTCACCGGGCCGCCCGGGTCGGGGCGCTCGACGGCGGCGCGGGCCTTCGCCGCGGCGCTGCAGTGCCCACGCGGTGGGTGCGGTGAGTGCGCGTCGTGCCACACCGCGCTGGGGGGCACCCACGCCGACGTCGAGGTGGTGCGCACGGAGGGCGTCAGCTTCCTGATCAGGGACGTGCGCAGCCTGGTCGGCCGGGCAGCCACCCACCCGTCCGGCGGCCGATGGCAGGTTCTCGTCGTGGAGGACGCCGACCGGCTCGCCGAGCGCACCAGCAACGTCCTGCTGAAGGCGATCGAGGAGCCGACGCCGCGCACGGTCTGGCTGCTCTGCGCGCCGTCGGTCGACGACGTACTGCCGACGATCCGGTCCCGGTGCCGGCACCTGTCGCTGCGGACTCCCTCCAGCGCGGCGGTGGCCGACGTGCTCGTGCGCCGCGACGGGGTCGACCCTGGGATGGCCGGCTTCGCCGCCCGGGCCGCGCAGGGGCACATCGGGCGGGCGAGGCGGCTGGCGACCGACGAGCAGGCGCGGCTGCGGCGCCACGACGTGATGCGGCTGCCGCAGTCACTGGACCGGGTGAGCGCCGCGATCACCGCCGCCGCCGAGCTGGTGGCCGCGGCCACCGAGGACGCCGACGAGGCGTCGACCGCGCGGGCCGCGGCCGAGACCGAGCACGTGAAGCGGGCTCTGGGCATCGGTGTCGGCGCCCGCCAGCCGGCGGGTGCGAGTGCCGCGCTGGGCGAGCTCGAGAAGGAGCAGCGGCGCCGGGCGACCCGTGCCAAGCGCGACGGCATCGACCGCGCCCTGGTCGACCTGGCCGGCTTCTACCGCGACGTGCTGGCCGTCCAGGCCGGGGCCGAGGTCGAGCTGGTCAACGAGGAGATGCGCGAGGCGGTGACCGCGATCGGCCGGTCCAGCTCGCCGGAGACGACCCTTCGGCGGATCGACG